A window of the Oscillospiraceae bacterium NTUH-002-81 genome harbors these coding sequences:
- a CDS encoding YcxB family protein → MEKKPEVRFKVDVVITEETLRDYLMQRTYSNAGIIIPTLFGIGFLYLAVTKWGQVDMVQWGAYLLFGLIFIFGVPINVWSRCRRDVRRNKSLQRPVPYFLDDEGIYYGEGERDVLPWNKIHHIISSKRNVIVYATPKMAFFFPKECIGEDYEEMTKFITGKMEPGRAKFAK, encoded by the coding sequence ATGGAGAAAAAACCGGAAGTTCGTTTTAAAGTGGATGTCGTGATCACGGAGGAGACCCTGCGGGATTATCTGATGCAGCGCACGTATTCCAATGCGGGAATCATCATTCCGACATTATTTGGTATCGGATTTTTATATCTGGCAGTGACCAAGTGGGGACAGGTGGACATGGTACAGTGGGGCGCTTACCTGCTGTTCGGCCTGATTTTCATTTTCGGTGTGCCGATCAATGTGTGGTCCCGGTGCAGAAGGGATGTCAGAAGAAACAAGTCCCTGCAGAGACCGGTGCCCTATTTCCTGGATGACGAGGGCATTTACTACGGAGAGGGCGAGCGGGACGTGCTGCCCTGGAACAAGATCCATCATATCATTTCTTCCAAGCGCAATGTGATCGTTTATGCAACGCCCAAGATGGCTTTCTTTTTCCCGAAGGAATGTATCGGCGAGGATTACGAAGAGATGACGAAGTTCATTACGGGAAAGATGGAACCCGGACGCGCAAAATTTGCAAAATAA
- a CDS encoding FtsX-like permease family protein, with protein MTLSIPATVLEEGYGYYLGEGSYSVIIMCQSAEDSRQVLTDSLRLLEARHQCQGQGVYMTQNAADEIDQINDILGMITAFIVLVAAISLLVGGIGVMNIMLVSVTERTREIGIRKALGARTGSILLQFLSESAIITLLGGLIGIILGLLGAYGICSLPMLGFAPGVRITTILIATVFSSSVGIFFGIYPARKAAKMHPIDALRQNG; from the coding sequence GTGACGCTGTCGATACCGGCAACCGTTCTGGAGGAGGGATACGGATATTATCTGGGAGAGGGATCCTACTCGGTAATCATTATGTGCCAGAGTGCAGAGGATTCCCGGCAGGTGCTCACCGATTCCCTGCGGCTTCTGGAGGCCAGGCACCAGTGTCAGGGACAGGGCGTTTATATGACGCAGAACGCCGCAGATGAGATTGACCAGATCAATGATATTCTGGGCATGATCACGGCATTTATCGTGCTGGTAGCGGCCATTTCCCTTCTGGTGGGCGGCATCGGCGTTATGAATATCATGCTGGTATCTGTGACGGAGCGGACAAGAGAGATCGGTATCCGCAAAGCGCTGGGGGCGCGGACAGGTTCCATTTTGCTGCAGTTTCTGTCGGAGTCTGCCATCATTACCCTGCTGGGCGGACTCATCGGTATTATCCTGGGGCTGCTGGGCGCTTACGGTATCTGCTCTTTGCCCATGCTTGGCTTTGCGCCGGGCGTGCGGATCACGACCATTCTCATTGCTACCGTTTTTTCTTCCAGTGTGGGAATTTTCTTCGGTATTTATCCTGCCAGAAAGGCGGCAAAAATGCATCCCATTGATGCGTTAAGACAGAACGGATAA
- a CDS encoding ABC transporter permease: MAQLLEYIKMALENIRANKGRSILTMLGIIIGISSVIMIISIGNGFQDQINDQLNSMAGGQVAIYVSDDGKGDEYNITEADMEAIREKVSNVRGVVDNWNLAGTALSPKGDFDAMVTAGNWDLEKYDQKAVIRGKYFTKEDYYNSNKVCVISQNDAVRLFGTDDVIGMTLELTISNVTQEMTIVGITESEKKREWHDVYGVYVRPG, translated from the coding sequence ATGGCACAATTACTGGAATATATCAAGATGGCGCTGGAAAATATCCGGGCTAATAAAGGAAGATCCATCCTGACCATGCTGGGCATCATCATCGGTATTTCCTCGGTGATCATGATTATTTCTATCGGAAATGGTTTTCAGGATCAGATCAATGATCAGTTAAACAGTATGGCCGGCGGACAGGTGGCGATCTATGTATCAGACGATGGAAAGGGTGACGAATATAACATTACAGAAGCTGATATGGAGGCCATCCGCGAAAAAGTAAGCAATGTCCGGGGCGTGGTAGATAACTGGAATCTGGCAGGTACCGCCCTGTCCCCCAAGGGGGATTTTGATGCTATGGTCACGGCGGGAAACTGGGATCTGGAAAAATACGATCAGAAAGCGGTGATCCGTGGAAAATATTTTACAAAAGAAGATTATTATAACAGCAACAAGGTATGCGTCATCAGCCAGAATGATGCGGTGCGTCTGTTTGGTACCGATGATGTGATCGGTATGACACTGGAACTGACGATTTCCAATGTGACCCAGGAGATGACCATCGTAGGCATCACAGAAAGTGAAAAAAAACGCGAGTGGCATGATGTCTATGGGGTATATGTCAGACCAGGGTGA
- a CDS encoding efflux RND transporter periplasmic adaptor subunit: MPPKKRKKKIKKWMIVAAIIVILLVVNIATKLLRPASLPALAGSYAQTGDVEQTLDTSGYVSSEVEETVFSPVTAYVSSSVLEEGQPVTAGEKVVEFDTETLEKAAEQARLTKVASAYGYQDTIQKANKNDQDLANANTSIDILNQQIDDQKSYIADIQNEIKNKQNEAASQAAEQTKPISDRNIEIENKIRELQDQIDHPTETTDTNAINEELSKLYQEKTENDKKLSALTASAGVDTSSQEAKLADAQEQLAKWQADLAEYEGKKSSAEAGQMSGSARAQLSTNQKLESLTASTAAESLEKAKEGITADRNGVVTDVQIVDGSPVSEGAALFKISSLDDVKVDISVTKYNLESIALGQKADITVAGKSYQGTVSKINRIATKNDSGTPVVGAQIHIDNPDAELFLGVEARVSVHMAKSEGVVLVPVEAVNTGTSGSFCWVINSEGVVEKRTVETGVSSSEYTEITSGIASGEYVISDASAEALEGSKAAPAVDGTTAALQ, encoded by the coding sequence ATGCCGCCGAAGAAACGGAAAAAGAAGATCAAAAAATGGATGATCGTGGCAGCGATCATTGTCATTCTTCTTGTGGTCAATATCGCCACGAAACTGCTGCGGCCCGCAAGTCTGCCGGCGCTGGCAGGCAGCTATGCCCAGACCGGAGACGTGGAGCAGACGCTGGATACCAGCGGATATGTGTCCAGTGAGGTGGAAGAGACAGTGTTCTCCCCAGTGACGGCTTATGTGTCCAGCAGTGTGCTGGAGGAGGGGCAGCCGGTGACTGCCGGAGAGAAAGTGGTGGAGTTCGATACCGAAACGCTGGAAAAAGCGGCGGAGCAGGCAAGACTGACGAAGGTGGCCAGCGCTTACGGTTATCAGGATACGATCCAGAAAGCCAACAAGAACGACCAGGATCTGGCCAATGCCAACACTTCCATTGATATTTTGAATCAGCAGATCGACGATCAGAAGAGCTATATCGCGGACATTCAGAACGAGATCAAAAATAAGCAGAATGAGGCGGCCAGCCAGGCGGCAGAGCAGACGAAGCCCATCTCAGATCGAAACATTGAAATCGAGAATAAAATCCGGGAGCTGCAGGATCAGATCGATCATCCGACGGAGACGACAGATACCAATGCCATCAATGAAGAATTGAGCAAATTGTATCAGGAAAAGACAGAGAATGACAAAAAGCTCTCCGCTCTTACCGCTTCCGCCGGTGTGGATACTTCTTCCCAGGAAGCGAAACTGGCAGACGCCCAGGAGCAGCTGGCCAAATGGCAGGCAGATCTGGCAGAATATGAAGGAAAGAAATCCTCTGCGGAGGCAGGACAGATGTCCGGCAGTGCCAGAGCCCAGCTTTCTACGAATCAGAAGCTGGAAAGCCTGACGGCAAGCACGGCGGCAGAATCCTTGGAAAAAGCAAAGGAAGGCATCACCGCCGACCGAAACGGTGTGGTGACAGACGTGCAGATTGTGGACGGCTCCCCGGTGAGCGAGGGCGCGGCCCTGTTTAAAATTTCTTCTCTGGATGACGTGAAGGTAGATATTTCCGTGACAAAATACAATCTGGAGAGCATTGCCCTGGGGCAGAAAGCGGACATCACCGTGGCCGGAAAATCCTATCAGGGAACCGTGTCCAAGATCAACCGGATCGCCACAAAAAATGACTCCGGCACACCGGTGGTGGGTGCCCAGATCCATATTGACAATCCGGATGCAGAGCTTTTCCTGGGGGTAGAGGCCCGGGTCAGCGTACACATGGCGAAATCCGAGGGTGTGGTGCTGGTGCCGGTAGAAGCCGTGAACACGGGCACCTCCGGTTCCTTCTGTTGGGTGATCAACAGTGAGGGCGTGGTGGAAAAACGAACCGTGGAGACCGGCGTTTCCTCCAGTGAATACACGGAGATCACCTCCGGCATTGCCAGCGGGGAGTATGTGATTTCTGATGCTTCCGCAGAGGCGCTGGAGGGAAGCAAGGCAGCACCGGCAGTGGATGGCACCACAGCCGCACTCCAGTAA
- the rimI gene encoding ribosomal protein S18-alanine N-acetyltransferase, with translation MHETTDRVIVRPMTEEDLPQVETIEQESFSMPWSLDAFRSTIAREDTIYMVACEEDEIVGYCGMYVSFDEGEIPNVAVKSTSRNRGTGEKMLAVLLECAAARGVSSVFLEVRESNGAARRLYGKLGFQEAGIRKNFYEKPREHAVIMWKK, from the coding sequence ATGCATGAGACAACCGATCGGGTGATCGTTCGCCCGATGACAGAAGAAGATTTGCCCCAGGTCGAGACCATTGAGCAGGAGAGCTTTTCCATGCCATGGTCTCTCGATGCATTCAGGAGCACCATCGCCCGGGAAGACACGATCTACATGGTGGCCTGTGAGGAGGACGAGATCGTCGGCTACTGTGGTATGTACGTCAGCTTCGATGAGGGCGAGATTCCCAATGTGGCGGTGAAGTCCACCAGCAGAAATCGGGGCACCGGAGAAAAGATGCTGGCCGTTTTGCTGGAATGCGCGGCAGCCAGAGGGGTGAGTTCTGTGTTCCTGGAAGTGCGGGAGAGCAACGGGGCGGCCAGGCGGCTGTATGGAAAGCTGGGCTTCCAAGAGGCTGGCATTCGGAAGAATTTTTATGAAAAACCCAGGGAACATGCTGTTATAATGTGGAAGAAGTGA
- a CDS encoding ribonuclease Z has translation MIDVCLLGTGGMMPLPYRWLTSLLVRYNGSSLLIDCGEGTQIAMKEKGWSFKPIDVICFTHYHADHISGLPGLLLTMGNAERTEPLTMIGPKGLERVVTALRTIAPELPFPIRFLEINGLEQTFALNGYRLKAFRVNHNVTCYGYTLELDRAGRFQADRAKEQNIPLAYWNRLQKGETIEAEGRIFTPDMVLGAPRKGIKLTYCTDTRPTKSIVENAAGSDLFICEGMYGEPGKEAKAREYKHMTFKEAAGLARDAAVKEMWLTHYSPSLVHPEDYMGDVKKIFPMASVCRDGRTKELDFEEE, from the coding sequence ATGATAGATGTATGCCTGCTTGGGACGGGAGGGATGATGCCCCTGCCCTATCGCTGGCTCACTTCTCTGCTGGTGCGTTACAATGGCAGCAGTCTGTTGATCGACTGCGGAGAGGGAACCCAGATTGCAATGAAAGAGAAGGGCTGGAGCTTCAAGCCCATTGATGTGATATGTTTTACCCATTACCATGCGGATCATATCAGCGGCCTGCCGGGGCTTCTGCTCACCATGGGCAATGCGGAGCGGACAGAACCGCTGACCATGATCGGCCCCAAGGGGCTGGAACGGGTGGTGACGGCGCTTCGGACCATTGCGCCGGAGCTGCCGTTTCCCATTCGGTTTTTGGAGATCAACGGTCTGGAGCAGACCTTTGCATTGAACGGTTATCGGCTGAAAGCTTTTCGGGTGAACCATAATGTCACTTGCTACGGCTACACGCTGGAGCTGGACCGGGCAGGCAGATTCCAGGCAGACCGGGCGAAGGAGCAGAACATCCCACTGGCATACTGGAACCGCCTGCAAAAAGGCGAGACCATCGAGGCGGAGGGGCGGATTTTTACGCCGGATATGGTGCTGGGCGCACCGCGAAAGGGCATCAAGCTGACCTACTGTACCGATACCCGTCCTACAAAGTCCATCGTGGAAAATGCTGCCGGATCGGATCTTTTTATCTGCGAGGGCATGTATGGAGAGCCGGGAAAAGAGGCCAAAGCCAGGGAATACAAGCATATGACCTTCAAAGAGGCGGCCGGGCTTGCCCGGGATGCGGCGGTGAAGGAGATGTGGTTGACCCATTACAGCCCGTCGCTGGTGCATCCGGAGGATTATATGGGCGACGTGAAGAAAATTTTCCCGATGGCGTCTGTCTGCCGGGACGGACGGACAAAGGAACTGGATTTCGAGGAAGAATAG
- the tsaE gene encoding tRNA (adenosine(37)-N6)-threonylcarbamoyltransferase complex ATPase subunit type 1 TsaE: protein MTIESFSPEDTFALGKSIGEKAQPGQIYTLEGDLGTGKTVFTQGLAAGLGITEPVNSPTFTIVQVYEEGRLPLYHFDVYRIGDIEEMDEIGYEDYFYGEGVCLIEWAGLIRELLPDRRTTIRIEKDLEKGFDYRKITIESEGECR from the coding sequence ATGACGATAGAGAGTTTCAGCCCGGAAGATACCTTTGCCCTGGGAAAAAGCATCGGGGAAAAGGCACAGCCGGGACAGATTTACACGCTGGAAGGGGATCTGGGCACCGGGAAAACCGTGTTTACCCAGGGACTGGCTGCGGGCCTTGGCATTACGGAGCCGGTGAACAGCCCCACGTTCACCATCGTGCAGGTGTACGAGGAGGGACGGCTGCCGCTGTACCATTTTGATGTATACCGCATTGGCGATATCGAGGAAATGGATGAGATCGGCTACGAAGATTATTTTTATGGAGAAGGGGTCTGCCTCATTGAGTGGGCAGGGCTGATCCGGGAGCTTCTTCCGGACAGGCGGACGACAATTCGGATCGAGAAGGATCTGGAAAAAGGCTTTGACTACCGGAAGATTACGATCGAAAGTGAGGGCGAATGCAGATGA